DNA sequence from the Saccopteryx leptura isolate mSacLep1 chromosome 4, mSacLep1_pri_phased_curated, whole genome shotgun sequence genome:
CCCCCTTCCCCCCAACTTCTCATTTCTTTATAATCTCATTTCAGTATAATCTCATTTCTTTCCCGTAAGGTTTCTAGCCAGCCAGAGCACCCCGCCTAGTCTTTCTCCTGTGGCTTCTGCTCTAGGCCTCGTTTCCCTGTCCCTAGCTTTAACAAACAGActctcaaaaccctgggctcacctggtgGAATCTctcctgcacaaagtcaagaacccacacacttcCAGCTGGCCCCAAGCAGCCCCAGAGGGCCGGGTCCCCTTTCTGGTAACACACCCACCTTCTCCCCACTCTGCTTCAGAAAGGCCTTAGAAGGCAGGCCAGGACTGGAGAGGGACACAAGGCCCTACCACTGATTCAGGGTTTGGGGACCAGTTTGATACTCACATGCAGACTCATATGCAGAAGCGGGGCTGACTGCACGGACTCCCCGGAATGAGGAAACACACAAACTAACCCAAAGGATCACTGCCGGGAAGCAGCGGGCAGGGCAGGCTCAGGGGCGGGGCTTGGGCATTTAAAGGGCCCTTGCAGGggttctcctttcctcctccggCGGCCTTCGCTGCTGCTGAAGGTACTGCAGCTCACTTAACACTCGGGAATCCCCACTTCCGAGCCAGCTGGCCTCGCGTGAGAGAGACCGGGAAAGATTCAGCGGATGTAAGGCAGGTGTTCACTGAGTTCACCTCTGCTCCTTCAGGCTCTAACTTGCCCGCAGGGGTGAGGAAAACACTGCCTCTCCACAGCTGTTTGGGCTCTGGCTGCAGCCCCTCCTCTAAAAGataactttgtattttttattttaggcaGGTGttcaacaaaaaacacaaacacacgcaCATATGCCCCCCTTCTGGCAAGGGGCTGTGTTGGCAGTTTGAagtgtctctcttcttcccaggTTTTCCAGCACCTGGGTCAGGGAGGAGAGGCTGGGCCCCGGCAGGACCACACGCTGCCCCGGAAGGGAGCAGCAGTCAGTACTTCCGCTGCCGGGGGAAGAGACCGCTCCCTGAGGCCCGGAGCGGGGGACTGGCGGGGTTGGGCTCCTCGGAGTCCAGGCTGAACAGGTCCCTGCCGGTACGAAGGATCTGCTCCTCCAGCTTCTTGTGTCGCTTCATGTCCGAGAGGACTTTGTCCAGGCGGGCTTCCCGTTTCTGGCTCCGAGCTGAGCTTCCTGGAgaagggaaggtgggagaggtggaggggagtGAGGCCCTGTGCGTCCACCCGGACAGGGTTACCAGGGAAGACCAGCTCAGGCAGCAGAGGAACAAGTACAGGCCTCGGGGCAGGAAGAGGGAGGTCTGTTCAAAGAGTGTAGAGCTGGGGAGACCTGGAGGAGAAATGATGTGGAGGCCGTGATAAGGGGTTTGGGACTCTCTCTCaacatgctcccccccccccccaggaatgGAAACCTCTAACaggattttaaataaagaagtgacatgatttatttcttaaaaggGTCGCCTGGTCACTGAGATTGGAAGCAGAGACACCAGTTAGAGCCACTGCACCTATCCAGGCAAGAGAGATGGTAGCCTGGGTGAGTGCATGGTGTGGAAGATGGGAGGCTCGCAGGTCACTTGGAAATGTGGAAACCTGCTGCCGCCAGCATGAATGTtggagtaagagaaagagaaatctaGAACAGCTCTAAGGGTCAATGCTAGGAAAGCAGACAGGGTGGAACCTGGGTCAGATTAGCGATGTACCCAGTATAGGGACCTAGATAACAGTGAATGACCAGGAAGACTCGGACTTCTGCAGAGATGAGATCAAAGGAATGGGAGTCACAACAGGATTATCTGTGACTCTCTCTAAAAGGAAAATAGGGTTACCAATTTAAGCTGATAAACTGTACAGCAGCCAAGGCACCAAACAGGCCTCCGTTAGGAAGTCACTTTCCGAGTaagtgggagcagaggcccctcACCTTCCTGCCACTTTTCCCTCTTGTCAGTACCTGGGGTGCGTCTCCGATCAATCAGGGAATCCTTTGGTGTCATTGGCTCATCATCAAAGTCAAATTCTGTGGGCATGCGCGGTCTGAAACAGGTGGACAGAGTGGAGGGTGAGGGCGCCCCCCTCAACCTGCTGCGCCCAGCCTGCCcgccctcctctcttccttccctcccctttccatGCGTCTggatcccctcccctctctagtCCCCCCCCTCGGCTTCAGGGGAGCAGCCCCAGGGACAAAGTGTAAGGGGTGCCCtcacttctcctcttcctcctctttggtCTCGGGCTCCTCGTCGGACTGCTCCTCTTCACTCTGGGCCTCAGGCGTGGGTGGCCGGCGGGGCAGGATCTCAGCCTGAAGCTCTAGTGTGCCGTGGGCAGCCAGCAGTTCATAGAGTCGCTGGATCTCGGAGGGGGGCGGCATCCAGGCCTGCCCATCGGCGGGGAGCTCCACCTCCTCGTCGCTGCACGGCACACACCAGTCCTCGGCTTCTCCCTGGGCATGCTCCTCCCCCTCGGCGCTGGGGGTTTCTCCTTGCACCTCCTCGGTCCCAGACCCCTCACGCTCAGCCTCCTCCCggactccttccctctcttcctcggCTTTATTGGCCGAAGCCGAGTGGCCTCCGGTATCTCCTACGGCCAGAGCTTGGAGGCCGGAGGTCACTTCCCCTTCTTCAGATAGAGGCGCCGCCGTCGTGGACGCAATGTCTCCATGACCCCGGACAAGGGACATAAGCCACTAGGGAAGCAACCCTGCGATTATAGGAGAGGCAGGAGTACTAACCTGgggaaccccccccccaggggaggTGTCCCCAAGGATGTCTCTCCAACCAATCAGGCTCCAACAGGGATCCCGGCGACCGGAGCGCCCGTTCCCAGGAGGGGGCGCTCGGTTTCTTCCAAGGACCCCGCCCCGCGGACTGAGCACGGTAGTGCCGGGTTCCCCGGACCCGAGAGAGCACCTGCCCCGCCAACCCCGTGGCTCTCGCCCTCACACTGCAGTTCCACCACCTCGGCCGCGGTACGCACCTGGAGCTAAGACCCGCCTTGCAGGCTGCGCTGGGTCACAGCACGCAAGCGCATAGAGATGGCGCGGAAGGCTCCGCTCTAGTAAAAGCTACTTGGAGAGGAAAGCAAGGCAAGGCTTGCACATGCGCAGGTAGGCGCTTGGGCATTACGGGCTTCAGCCCACAGTCAAGATGGCCGTCGGGACGGTGCGGACGCGTACTACCCAGCTGGTTCTCCCCCCAAAAGGCAGTACTTGCGCACCCGCTGGCGGACCGACGTGAGGACCAATGAGGCTGGAGGCGAGTTTCATGCAGTCTTCATTTATTGGTGTTTCAGACTCATGCAGCACCCGGCATACAAAAAGGGAGAATCAGTttgatgtgtcttttttttttttttttagacttttagtttttttccccacacttttttttttaagaaaacaaaaaaacccgcTAACTCTGAGCCGCATCAATGCTCGGTCTCTGCCTCCCTAGCTGACTGTCGTATGCAAAAAACCTCTCTTCTCTTAGAAAGTAATTATATAGCTCCCCGCCCCTCCCTAGCTACTCGAGGCCGGGAGCTTTGGtcctattttggtttttttttttttttcgttacGAAGCACGCGAGTGACCCTAGCCCCCATGCCTTTAAGAAACTTGCCAATTCGGCTAAAAAGCCCAGGTGAGGCGGGTCAACTCAGGCTGACCAGAGAAGGTCAACAGCTGcatccctcccttctcccaggtGCGTGTTCGGAACGGCGCTCACCATCCCTTCACAAGTCCCCAAACTAGCCCTAGCTTGCCAGATCTGCAACCCTGTGGCGCTGGGCAGGCATCCGGACCTGGGTAGTCCGAGGAGAGTACAGCCCCGGGCTAGAGTCCTCTCCTGACCTCGTTGCCCTCCCCCAGCCTGATCTAAGTGCTGGAGTTTTTGTGGAATTAACAGTGGCAGGAGGGTGGAGGGTCCTCGGGATGAATGGATGCCGAGGGAAAacaaggcagggagagaaagggtgCGGATGGTGTGTAGAGGGAAGGAGAGATAATAAAGGAAAGAACGAAGAGAGAAATAGGGGGAAATGCCAAGACAATGAAAGTGGGGGGTAAGACCAGGATTGAGATGCAGGGAATTTGGGAGGTAGGAGTAAGTGCAGGAAGGCTGGAAGAGATGCAGGGAGGCTGAGAGCAGAGTTTGGGAGGTGTTAAGGGAGGTTTCCAAAAGTGCAGGGATAGTAGGGAGGCCGAGAGTTGGACTGGCTGCAGGCAGAAATGCAGGGAGGCTGGAAACAGTGCAAGGAGGAGGGAGGCCTACGATTGGCAGAGGAGCCTGGCAAGATGCAGGAGCAGGAAAGAAGCTGTAAACAAGGCTGCTCAGGCTCCCTTGGTCCCTGTGGGTGCAGGCCTGGGCCATGTGGGCTCCCtgcaggggagcaggggaggatGGGCCCAAGGCAGCTCCCAACAGGAAGAAAAGTCTTGGGATGCAGGGCAGAGCCCCTCACTTATACACTgtggaagaggaaaagggagggacagacagagacagtgggtggggggagacaaggagaaacaaaagagaagcagagaagacaggagagagcAGGGGCAGGGGTTAGTAAAGCTGCCCTTGCcgacccttcccttcctcccagccTGTCCCAGACCCCCACTCACCGCCTAAGTTGATGACGCAGGAGGCAATGATGATGAGGACCCCCCCTACCAGCGCCACGATGCTTAAGAGCTTGGCCACTCGACCCAGACGCTGGGCCCCATCCACATCCCCCTGCTGCAGACTGTTCCGGGACTGAGGTAAGGCGCGGGGCACCATGGCCCAGGTCAGGAGAAGCCAGCCCAGCAGTGATCAGGTGAAAGAGCAGTCCAGAGGAGATAGGCCAGCCCAGGgttagggagagaggagagtcggagaggcaggaggaggagggcacaGGTCAGCAAGGCTGAGTGAAACATGTCTGGATATCCCTCCCACCTGAAGGGGTGGGAAAATAGTGGCTCAGAGGGTGAAGACCTATGGAGAGGCAGCCAGGCCCTGGATTTGGAAGTGAGATCCATGCAGAGAGGGAAGGCCAGGCTACTCGGGGGGGCTTTGTTCCAGTGCAGGAAGCTGGGAGCCACAGCACGCTTGGGCCAGGGTCCCGTGGGGCTTACCATGACAGCATAAGCGAAGGCCACGATGTTGACAGGCCACATGGGGCAGAAGCACGACAGGACGGCGAGGATGATGTAGTCCCGAGGTTTCTGGGTGCCTTCACCCCCTTCTACCCCTGACCCTGCTAGTTGGGAGCTGGGGTGGCGGCTCAGGCTACCTCGGGGAGATCCTGGATGCCCACTGTGAACCCTTCCTACTCGGTCCTCCTCCACAAGCTGCTGCAGCACACGGGGGGGAGCCCCGTTGACTGGAGGGGTTTTTGTTGAGGGTGGTGAATGAGGCTGGGGGGCTGAGCCCTCTTCCTCAgagccagcctgcaggggaaCCACTGCCCCGTTCTCCTGCTTTTCCCCCACACTCTCAGTCAAGACCTCAGGGGTGGGGTCCTCCTGGGTAGGGGGGTCTGTCTGAAGATCTGGGTTGGGGGCAGGCTGGGAACCTGACTGAGGGTTCAGCTGAGGGGTGGGCTCCGAAGCTGGCTCAGACAGGCCTGCAGACTCCAGGCTGGACCCCTGGTCTGCAGTGGCCTCTTGGCTCACTTCTGGCTTGGACGCTGGCTTCTGGCACTCTTCTTTGGGGCTGACGTTGGCCTTTGGTTCCCCTCCTGGGCTTGAGCTAATGTCTTTGGTCTGGACTGTTTCCGTGGCCCCTGTTGGGGTCTCTGCGATTTCTGGAGCCAGCCCAACCTTGGGCTCTGAGTCCACAGGGGTCCCAGTGATATCTGGACCTGGCTGCAGGGCCTCAGGCTCATCTGGGACCCCAACTGGGACCTGGAGAGGGCCAGTTCCCACCTCAGCGTGGACAGGTCCTTCTCCCTGGGTCTGGGGACCCTCCCCTATCCCCTTCATCTCTGAGATCTCAGAGCTGCTAGCTGCCATCTTGagctgggagaggggagaagaccTCTGTGAGGATGGAGCAGTGGAGACAGCAGCAGAtcctggaagaggaggagacaggcTTGGGGTGAGCAGGAAAGCAGCAGCTCTGGGCACTGCAGCCTGCGAGGCTGTGCTCCTGTCTCAGGACCAGCCCTGGGCTGCCTctagggagaggaagaaaagttgGGGTTTCCTTTGCCTTGGGGTGGGACATCTCTGGGGAGAAGTGTTCGGATCAAATTCTTCTGCCTGGAGAGCCCTGGAAAAATTAACCCTTTTGTAAACAGGCCCTTACCGTGGTCTCCTCCTGGGCACCCACAACCAGACCCAGCCTCCCAAACCCTAGCAGATGGCCCAGCACCTCCCAATCAAGCTGTGCAAACACGCATTCACTCCGACAGGCAGGCCGGGCAGAGATCCCATACATTCCACTCCCTCTGCGTCCTCCCTCCTACCTGGGCGCCAGCGGGTGCGGTTTTCTTGCTGCGTGTTTGGGGGCACAGGCGCCCTGGTTCCTCCCTGGGCATCTCCTCCGAGCCCCTTCTCAGCCCCTCTCCCAGGGATTCCCTTGCCCCGGGGTGCCTCTGGCACCTCCTCCTTCCATTGGCTTGTCGCTCCCAGTACCACCAGCCAGTCGGCTAGGCGCCTGTATTCCCGTGCACTGCAGCCCTCCCCGGCGTCTGCCGTCTGTCTGTCCACTCCTACCCGCAGCCTCAGCCCACCCCCTGTCTCACCTCGACGCCGGCCTCCAGACTGATCCCGCTGCTCCTGCTGCTCCCGCCGCCGCCGGTTGCCCTCGTTGCAGCAGCCGCAACCCGGGAGGGAGAGTCAGCGAGCGCGGGAGGGAGGCGGCGGGTCTCCCCTCCGCTCTAcagtcccctcctctctcctctcaggtCCCCTCCCCTACGCTCTGCTGCCGCACGGCTGCCCCCGCCCCTCGCACGCCTCCCGCCCCTCCAGGCCCGCCCAAGGGAGCCACGCGTGCCAGGCCCGCGTTACCCAGGCAACCAGCTGGGGGACCACTCGCGCCagctccctgctccttcccacgcGCACCTCCTGGGGTATCCCCTTCCTAAGCCCCGGGCCCCTCCCGCCAACCGTCACCGGGGGTCCTTGCAGAGAGGGTGTTGGATGAAATGGAGAGGGGTCTGCGAGAGGCAGGTCCTCGGACAGGCAGGACCGGATGGAGCCCCCTCTACGAGCAGAAAGAGAAGGGACATGAGGCAAAACTTGGGGACCAGGGTGGGGTTTCAAGGGAAGGGAACCTGCAGAATAGGAAATCCCTCTACCAACGAAACAGCAGCAGAAACTGATACTGGAAAGGCTCAGGGGTCCCTGGAAAGGAGAGCAAGGACTGGGGAGGGAGCCCCAAGGGGCAGGGCCGAGGCTGCAGGGGCAGCCCTCACCAGCAGGAAGGGGCCGGGGCAGAGGAGCTGAGTGAAGACTGGGGAGACTAGGCCAAGAACGAGGAGGACCAGTGCAGTTTTTCTCGGCCTTCCTGTTCCCAGTCCTGGGGCTCAGACTTCCCCAGCCATTCTGCAGCTACACCATCCGCCCTCACCTGTCAGGGCCTTAAGGGGTTAGATATTTGGCTGGCTTCTAGCAACTCTGCTTCTAAGCCAGACCTCTTCTAACCTGCAGTGGTCGGCTATTTTGGGCCCGTCCAGATTGGGTAACACCTCCCTCCCAGACCCAGGAGTCCTGGAACTTGCTCTCCACAGCCTCTGGAGACTTGGCCTCACCGGAATCTGGGCTGCGGCCACTTGTGCTGCTCCCTGGAGGGAGGAGCCAGAGCTCAGGAAGCGGAACAAGGCTGGGACTGATACCAGGCTCAAGAAACCCCTTGGGGGTGAGAACAGGGGCCCTGGGGAGAACAATTCATTCAAGCCAGAgccaagtttttatttaaaatttattgtaatgGAATCCACGCAAGAGGAGGGGGTGAAGGATAGGGAACATGCAGGGGACACAGGAACATGATGACATGGCCAGGGGCACAGCTTCTATCttggggaagagggacagaaagaaaaggccagggctggagctggggtggaagaggaaagggggagacagTGCAGCTGcgtttcccccacccccaggcagcaCCTCTAGTCCCTGGGTCCCATTTCCCTGGCCTCCTGAAGTTCCATCTcttgtcctgcctctggcctGAGTGACTCCTTCTTTGCTCCCCTTGACTTGTTAGCCTGTCAGACTCTCAAGTAGGATGATGCTTAGGGCCTGACCCTAAACAACCCAACAACCTTGGccttccctgcctctgccccttctcAAATCTCACCTCTTCCCTGCTCTAGGACAGAATCTTTgattcccctcctttctctcctccctcccccctggaaaaaaaaaaaagcaccaactCCCCAGGGAGGGCAGCAGACTGGTGAGGGAGACTAGAAGGAGGGCAAGAAGTCCATCGAGGGAGAAGGCTCACAAATCCCTGGAAGGGCAGGACGGggttacagagaggagaggggatgaAGGCAGTGGCCGCTCCTGTCCTCTGCCACCCCTGCCCACTGTCCAGGGGTCTTCAACACAACCAAGGGGACAGGTGTGTATGGGGTCAGGTCTGATAgggagaagaggagcaggagaaACAAATCGTTAAAACCTAGTGAATTCCCCTAAGAACacatttcttcctcctttccttcaggAGGCGCTTTGGGTGGTGGGGGAAGCAGTGAAGAGTTGGTGGGAAGACAGGGGGGGCGGAGATGGTACCAAGGGACTTTCCTccattctcccctctccctctcaccagcCTGGAGTTCACCAGGGCTGGGAGGGAAGTGGCTGAGAGCTCACAGGCACCCCCTCAGCCCCAGAGAGGGCGCCCACAGCCGTGGGAGGGGCTGCCACTGATGcagccgctgccgctgccgccgctgctgccgccgctgccgccaTTGGACAGACCTCACCAGTACCTGCACGGACAGAAACACCAGATCACAGCGCCATCTGAATGGCAAGAGTCTTGCCCCTTAGCGCAGACTCCCCCAGACTCCCTCCCCTGGGACACAGCCGTTGCTCAATTCCTGTTGGTCCCCAGAGGCTTTGGCCTGCATCCTTACCCAGTTCTCCTAATgggccctccctgtccccagaaGTCTCCCTAACTGGAATGATAGATGGACATCCCTGGCCTTCCTAAGATCCCCTATTGGGCCCCTTGAGCCCCCCTGTCCCACACACACCATCCACCCCCAGCCATGCCCCACGCCTTGCCTGGTGGGTGCGGGTCCCCCTCAGCAGGTAGGCTGTGGCTGGGGGGCATCTCCCGGGACAGGGGGGGCGGCCCCCCCCAGGTGGGTCTGCATGTGGCCGGCCAGCTGGGCAGGGGTCTTGCAGTGCACGCTGCACAGCTTGCACAGGATGCGGTCAGCCCGCGGGGCCTGGAGCCCGTGGTCCTTTACCGCGTGGATGCGCAGGTATGCTGCCGTGGTGAagcctatggggggggggggggtggatcgGGATGGGGATGGGGTCAGCCGTGTGGAGACCCCAGAGACGGGGCTATTCTCCTGGGCTGGGGACACCCTCAGAGGGCCCTGTCCTCCTCCCACCACATCCTTGATAACCTGGGGCCAACTACTCTGCTGGGGTTGGCAGGGCACAAGCCTACCCTAAGGTTGAGAACCTGATTCAGTAGTGTCTGCTCCTTGGCACCGGTACCCAGAACCCCCTCTCCGTGGCTGGGGGGAATCTCTCCTGGGGTAACAGGCCACCGATTCCTAGCCACTTGGAGGGTCGACCCTCAGTAGAGACGGCTGTGTCCCTTCCCTCCAGTGTCCCCCCCAGTCTTCAGCCCAGTTCCTCAGTGAATAAGCCAGTCTATTTAAAAGCAGTTTTCACTGCTACTAGGGCAGGGCACATACTTGTTTAACCCCTGCCAATGTACTCCACTTGGCTGCAATTGAAACCTTGTATGTCAACCCTTGGGCACTGGCTCTCTCGACCATGCCTCCCCCAGAGCAGCCATGTCCCACTGTGCCTTCTCCCCACGCAGCCAGAGGTTGCCTCTTTCTGGTAGATCACCCTTCCAGTTCTGACCACTGAACTTAATGACCGATGTTCAGTGGTGGCACTGTCACTTATTTGCTTCCTAGAGGGCTCTAGATGCGAGCTCTCAGCAACAGCACCTTTAACTCACACCTGTGGAAGGGCCTCTGGCTGTCCCTGCCCTTAGTCCCCGGCCCCCCCAGCGCCCCTCAGCATGTACCTTTGTTGCAGAGCTCACAGACATGGTGCGGGCCCTGGCTGTGCACCTTCATGTGGTCCGAAATGTACGCTGAGCTCAGCATCTTGCCACATACGTGACACGGCACCTTTTCCTCGTGTCGTACTGTGTGTGCCCGCAGTCGATCCTTCGTAGCAAAAGCTGCCTCACATttctggggaagggggaggggtgtggggggtgtcAGGAGAGTTAAAGCttcagggagtggggagaggggagcaagAGATTAAAGGGATCAGAGCCTTGGGGGTCTTTGATCTGTAGGAAATGGGAATGAGACGATGAGGCCTTGAAGAAGGGATGAGAAAATGgagtgaaaaagcaaaaagagagaaaaagggggtctGAGAGGCTGAACTCAGACAACTACAATGAGGATCAAAATCATGGAAACAGGACAGAAGGTGGGCCTCCTACCTCACATTTGAAGGGCCGCTCTGTTGAGTGCACTTGTCTGACGTGACTGTTGAGGTGATCCGGCCTGGGGATAGTTGGGGTTGGGGTTAGGGCCCTGGGGTATGGAGATGCCTCCAAAGCTATCTAACTTAGTACAAGAGGCCTCTCAAAGGTCCCTTCATTTTCTCCCAAATCTGGGGCTTCAGAGTCCTGGGTAGGCAGGAAGTCCCTCCCCTGGAACGGGGCTGCCTCCTCCATGCCAAGCTTTCCAACAATCTAAAGACCCACCTCCTTTGGCTCAGTACCACCCCCTGCTCCCCTGTAACCCGGAGAGGTTTTTCTCCCGCCTCCCTGGGAGTGGCTCCCAGTCCCCATCCTTAGAAACTTCCTCCCTTCCCAACAGTGGCCTGGCCACCACTATggccgccccccctcccccccctgccCAGCGAGCCCAGCGAGCGGCCAGGCCCCTGCACACCGGGAGAAGCTCTTGCCACAGTGGGAGCAGTTGTAGGGCTTGTGCACAGCGCCGTCATGCGAGCGCACGTGGTAGCTCATGCGGTCCTTGCGCTTGAAGCGCTGCTGGCACACGGGGCACTGGTAGGGCTTCTCGTCGGAGTGCGACAGCTTGTGCCGGTTCAGGTGGTAGACATCGCGGAAGGCCTTCCCGCACATCTCACACGCGTGGTTCTTCCGGATGCGCTTGCCCGAGGCCGTCGTGGTCACTACGCCGCCGGCCGCCACCGCGGCGGCCCCGCCGCCGGCCccgccttctcctccccctccgccgGCGCCGCTCAGCTGGGGCACGCTCAGGAGGCTCAGGGGCACCATGGTGGGCATCTTCATAGCGCCCGAGGGCACCCGGCCGGCCTTGGCTCCCGTGTGGATGGCCTCGTGCCTCCGCAGGTTGTAGCCGTTCTTGAACTCCTTCGCGCACAGAGCGCAGATGTAGGGCCCCTTACTCTTTGTCTTCTTCTCCAAGGCAGAGGCGACCGGGGCCACGGCCACCGTCGAGGCTGGGGCTACGATGGCGGTGGCTGCGGCCGCGGCGATGGTGGCCGCGGAGACGGGGGGCGCGGCCTCGGCAGCGGGCGCCGACAccggcgggggcggcggcgggggcgcAGGCGGCTGCTTCAGAGCCGCTGTGTCCACAGTGGAGGCGGCGGCCGGGGCGGGGGGCGCCGCGgcgacggcggcggcggcggcggcagcagcggcggcggcggcggctgcagcCGACTCCTGGGCGGCGGCGAGAACCGGGAGCAAGTCCACCTGCAGGGGCTCGGCGGCCGGGGCCTGGGGCGTGGGTGGGGGCGCCGGCGCGGCCTGCGGAGACAAGGCAGCCGGTGGGCCGCGGCCGCGGCAGGCGCCCTCTCGGCCCGCCCGGCCCTCCGAGGCCGGCCCCTACTCACCTGGAACGGACTCTGGGCGCAGCCCTGGGAGGCAAAGAAGCGGGACTGGAGCTCAGCCCCGACCTGCAGGGGGTTCTGGGCGTGACCCTGAGGTGGCGGGAAGGAGTTCATGAGGCCGCCCACCCCCCGGGAGTCCAGGCCCAGCACGGGGAAGGGGGGGGCCAGCAGCGTGCACGGAAACACGGGGAACATGGCCTCGGCCACGGCGGGGCCCCCGGGGCTCAGCGGGGGCCGGGGGCGCGGGCCGCGCGGGGCCCGGGCTCGGGGCGCCGCCCCCGGCCGGCCGGGCTGGGCCGCGCCGAACGCATGGCCCGAGGGCCGCCCGCCGCCCGCGCACCCCGGCcggcgggagggaaggagggcgcCCGGCGGGCCACGGAGCACGGCGGCGACGGTGGGGGCGGGAGGCCCCGCGGGGCCGGGGACCGGGGGCGGGGgcccgggcggcggcggcggcggcggcggttggAGCctggcggggcggggtggggggagcgagGGAGCAGCCTCGGCCCCCGCCGCGCGCGCGCCCAGCCGGCGCCTCGGGGAGGGCGGGGGAGGGCgcgaaggagggagggggacagcTGCGCGCGCACCGGGCGCGCGGAGGGGGGGTGGGACGGGCGGGAGGGCGGGCGGGAGGGGGTgtgggaagggggggtgggggcgggggaagggggtTGTTACCTGGAAGATGAAGCTGCTCCAGTTGCCGGGATCCAtggcggagggagggagggaggtggctcGCGCTCACCctggggcgggaggaggaggaggaggaggcggcagtgggggagggggcacctaGGGAGGAGGCGCTCGGGGcggcgggagggggagaggaggaggagggtggggggagcggAGCACACTGCGCGCGGGGAGGGCGGGCGGGGGGCGCGAGGACACAAGAGGCTGGCGCGGGCGCGGGCGCGAGCGCGCGCGAGGCCagtgggaggggggaggtaggagagggacTCTGGCGGGGGAGGGACCGGAGGAGCCGCCCAGCAGCCCGAGTCGTCCCAAGCGCGAGACCCCTGAGATGGCCGCTGATTGGCTGACGATGGTGCAGGTGGTGGGCGCGCGGGAGACAGGGCGgcttctctcccccccacttCAAAGACTTtacccccctcctcccccggcCAGCGGCCGTTACTTCGCGCGCACGCGCACAACACCGCTGTCGTTGAGCGGGAGAAAAGGGGAACGCGCGCCGGGGGTACGGATGGGGCGGAGCTAAATTCAGAGCGCGCGCCCGCCTAACGGTCGTAGTCCTCAAGATTTCGCGAGTTTTTTGTTTCCTGTCGGCCACCGTCCTTTCCCGTTCCAAGTTTATTTACAACCCTGCGCTGCTTCGTGTTTGCCCAAAGATGGCGCCCAAGGAAGTTAACAGCGGAGCTTGTGCCCCGTCCCCAGGGCAATTAtggccccagccccgccccccacagTCTAATAATCAGGCTGAGGCAACAGAGTTAAAACTGTATTTATAAAAGGAGCAGTTGTACAGGAttggagagaggaaaaaaaaaaaaggccgagTGAAGAGAGGCGCTTTCAGTTAGGA
Encoded proteins:
- the PRRT2 gene encoding proline-rich transmembrane protein 2 isoform X1; translation: MAASSSEISEMKGIGEGPQTQGEGPVHAEVGTGPLQVPVGVPDEPEALQPGPDITGTPVDSEPKVGLAPEIAETPTGATETVQTKDISSSPGGEPKANVSPKEECQKPASKPEVSQEATADQGSSLESAGLSEPASEPTPQLNPQSGSQPAPNPDLQTDPPTQEDPTPEVLTESVGEKQENGAVVPLQAGSEEEGSAPQPHSPPSTKTPPVNGAPPRVLQQLVEEDRVGRVHSGHPGSPRGSLSRHPSSQLAGSGVEGGEGTQKPRDYIILAVLSCFCPMWPVNIVAFAYAVMSRNSLQQGDVDGAQRLGRVAKLLSIVALVGGVLIIIASCVINLGGEWGSGTGWEEGKGRQGQLY
- the PRRT2 gene encoding proline-rich transmembrane protein 2 isoform X2 codes for the protein MAASSSEISEMKGIGEGPQTQGEGPVHAEVGTGPLQVPVGVPDEPEALQPGPDITGTPVDSEPKVGLAPEIAETPTGATETVQTKDISSSPGGEPKANVSPKEECQKPASKPEVSQEATADQGSSLESAGLSEPASEPTPQLNPQSGSQPAPNPDLQTDPPTQEDPTPEVLTESVGEKQENGAVVPLQAGSEEEGSAPQPHSPPSTKTPPVNGAPPRVLQQLVEEDRVGRVHSGHPGSPRGSLSRHPSSQLAGSGVEGGEGTQKPRDYIILAVLSCFCPMWPVNIVAFAYAVMSRNSLQQGDVDGAQRLGRVAKLLSIVALVGGVLIIIASCVINLGVYK
- the PAGR1 gene encoding PAXIP1-associated glutamate-rich protein 1, translating into MSLVRGHGDIASTTAAPLSEEGEVTSGLQALAVGDTGGHSASANKAEEEREGVREEAEREGSGTEEVQGETPSAEGEEHAQGEAEDWCVPCSDEEVELPADGQAWMPPPSEIQRLYELLAAHGTLELQAEILPRRPPTPEAQSEEEQSDEEPETKEEEEEKPRMPTEFDFDDEPMTPKDSLIDRRRTPGSSARSQKREARLDKVLSDMKRHKKLEEQILRTGRDLFSLDSEEPNPASPPLRASGSGLFPRQRKY